A region of Rhodoligotrophos appendicifer DNA encodes the following proteins:
- a CDS encoding outer membrane beta-barrel protein, with protein MAGGAVMSLKKHAAWLGGAVLAVVWAQPGHAQAVSSGVAGATQTRSASTVFNNTVVSKSPAESNAVRSRPQEDYDPIGGRVGSFFLYPWLEDAIIYDDNVYAEPHDKIGDGLNRVSGAVSAVSDFARHALNVSVAFDNYTYFNESRQNRTDVGGKANWRVDVTQDFNITGFANAVYDHEPPGSLEAPQNALEPVPFTNVEGGLSLNKRFNRLSGSLAGSAATISYDNVDAVGGGTLNQHYRDGQTYVAATRWAYEFSPGYAGFALVEGNVRDFDKDGYNRSSQGITGLGGVEFDITDLIHGELGFGYLVQDYKDGDLKDISDWTMRAAVLYNPTALLTLNLIAERRVGETIQTNASGRLDTLVRLVADYEMLRNLIFSPYLGFIHSNYEGSGRKDDLVTTGIKVDYLVNRNFSANIFYDFTDRSSNFSQYDYTRNYTGVGLRLQF; from the coding sequence TTGGCCGGCGGGGCGGTGATGAGTTTGAAGAAACACGCGGCATGGCTCGGGGGGGCCGTCCTTGCGGTTGTTTGGGCTCAGCCCGGCCATGCGCAGGCGGTATCTAGTGGGGTGGCTGGTGCCACTCAGACGAGAAGTGCGTCGACCGTATTCAACAATACGGTCGTCTCCAAGAGCCCGGCTGAGTCTAATGCCGTGCGCAGCAGGCCCCAGGAGGATTATGATCCGATCGGCGGTCGGGTCGGGTCCTTCTTCCTCTATCCGTGGCTGGAAGATGCGATAATTTATGATGACAATGTTTATGCTGAGCCGCATGACAAGATCGGCGATGGGCTGAACAGAGTGAGTGGTGCCGTTTCGGCGGTTTCGGATTTTGCCCGACATGCGCTGAATGTCAGCGTAGCATTTGATAATTACACCTATTTCAACGAGTCCCGCCAGAACCGGACGGATGTCGGCGGCAAGGCGAACTGGCGGGTTGACGTAACCCAGGACTTCAACATCACGGGCTTTGCGAATGCGGTCTATGATCATGAGCCGCCCGGATCGTTAGAGGCGCCGCAGAATGCTCTGGAGCCGGTACCGTTCACCAATGTCGAGGGTGGTCTGTCTCTGAACAAGCGCTTCAACCGGCTTTCGGGCTCACTCGCCGGGTCGGCGGCGACGATATCCTACGATAATGTGGACGCGGTCGGAGGCGGAACTCTGAACCAGCATTATCGTGATGGTCAAACCTATGTCGCCGCGACCCGCTGGGCTTACGAGTTCTCGCCGGGCTACGCGGGTTTTGCCCTTGTCGAGGGCAATGTCCGGGATTTCGACAAGGATGGTTATAACCGAAGCTCTCAGGGCATCACCGGGCTGGGAGGGGTCGAGTTCGACATCACCGATCTGATCCATGGTGAGCTCGGCTTCGGCTATCTCGTGCAGGACTACAAGGATGGCGATCTAAAGGATATCAGCGATTGGACTATGCGCGCGGCGGTTCTCTACAATCCAACCGCACTGCTCACATTGAACCTGATTGCCGAGCGCCGCGTCGGCGAGACAATCCAGACAAATGCATCCGGGCGTCTGGATACTCTTGTCAGGCTCGTCGCTGACTATGAGATGTTGAGAAATTTGATCTTCTCGCCTTATTTAGGTTTCATTCATAGTAATTATGAAGGAAGCGGTCGTAAAGACGATCTTGTGACTACTGGAATCAAGGTTGATTATCTCGTCAACCGCAATTTCAGCGCGAATATTTTTTATGACTTTACTGATAGAAGCTCGAATTTTAGTCAGTATGATTATACGCGAAATTACACCGGAGTAGGTCTGCGGCTTCAGTTTTAG